The Streptomonospora litoralis genome window below encodes:
- a CDS encoding DUF5914 domain-containing protein, whose translation MELDPAPRRLPLRRLPASTWTRQEPTWRAAAPGVIDAALKRALARPSGNWFVLAASGEIRADRPFGRVVAGTEIVAWRGSDGTLHAAPGACPHLGAPLCRGAVAEGRLVCRWHGLSLDGGGFPGWEPFPAYDDGVLAWVRLDAAGGEEPLPGPVVPARPPHVSAVTAVESLAGRCTPEDVVANRLDPWHGSWFHPYSFVGLRVTETPSGADPDPDRIVVEVAFRVAGRWGVPVRTEFECPEPRTVVMRIIEGEGRGSVVETHASPLGVRDGVPRTAVIEATVAASDRPGFALARRAAPFVRPLMRAAARRLWRDDLAYAERRYLLRTTGRWPG comes from the coding sequence ATGGAACTCGACCCCGCTCCCCGCCGACTCCCGCTGCGCCGCCTGCCGGCCTCCACCTGGACTCGCCAAGAGCCCACCTGGCGCGCCGCCGCCCCCGGCGTCATCGACGCCGCGCTGAAACGCGCCCTCGCCCGCCCCTCGGGGAACTGGTTCGTGCTGGCGGCCAGCGGCGAGATCCGCGCCGACCGCCCCTTCGGCCGCGTCGTCGCAGGCACCGAGATCGTGGCCTGGCGCGGCTCCGACGGCACCCTGCACGCCGCGCCCGGGGCCTGCCCGCATCTGGGGGCTCCGCTGTGCCGGGGCGCTGTGGCCGAGGGCAGGCTCGTCTGCCGCTGGCACGGACTCTCCCTGGACGGCGGCGGGTTCCCCGGTTGGGAGCCGTTCCCCGCCTACGACGACGGGGTGCTCGCCTGGGTGCGGTTGGACGCCGCGGGAGGCGAGGAGCCGCTGCCCGGGCCGGTTGTGCCCGCACGCCCGCCGCACGTTTCGGCCGTCACCGCCGTCGAGAGCCTCGCGGGCCGCTGCACCCCCGAGGACGTCGTCGCCAACCGGCTCGACCCCTGGCACGGCTCCTGGTTCCACCCGTACTCGTTCGTGGGCCTGCGGGTCACCGAGACGCCGTCGGGCGCCGACCCCGACCCCGACCGCATCGTCGTCGAGGTCGCCTTCAGAGTGGCCGGCCGCTGGGGGGTGCCGGTACGCACCGAGTTCGAGTGCCCCGAGCCGCGCACGGTCGTCATGCGCATCATCGAGGGCGAAGGGCGGGGCAGCGTGGTGGAGACCCACGCCAGCCCGCTGGGTGTGCGGGACGGAGTCCCGCGCACCGCGGTCATCGAGGCGACCGTGGCCGCCTCCGACCGCCCCGGCTTCGCCCTGGCCCGGCGCGCGGCGCCCTTCGTCCGCCCCCTCATGCGCGCCGCGGCCCGCCGCCTCTGGCGCGACGACCTCGCCTACGCGGAGCGCCGCTACCTGCTGCGCACAACGGGGCGCTGGCCCGGATAG
- a CDS encoding phytoene/squalene synthase family protein → MGTTAELDAAGITDTGLRAAYARCRELHAHHGRTYYLATRVLPAARRPAVHALYGFARWVDDVVDGTGADGVPPRTAQRRARIDAVDSEVEAVLEEPTDPVDPAGAAREPVVRALADTARRYAIPAGYFRAFMASMRADLTVDHYPTYADLRSYMYGSAQVIGLQMLPVLGTVVPRQRAAPHAAALGEAFQLTNFLRDVAEDLDRGRVYLPDDVLAAHGADRALLEYCRGSRTQDPRVRAALAECAAINRDLYRRAEPGCAMLDPVSRPCIRTALLLYRGILDEIEAADFDVWTRRHRVPNSRRLRVALPALGRSLAARVRTG, encoded by the coding sequence ATGGGGACCACCGCCGAACTCGACGCCGCCGGTATCACCGATACCGGCCTGCGCGCCGCCTACGCCCGCTGCCGCGAGCTGCACGCCCACCACGGGCGCACCTACTATCTGGCCACCCGCGTCCTGCCCGCCGCCCGCCGCCCGGCCGTCCACGCCCTCTACGGGTTCGCCCGCTGGGTGGACGACGTCGTCGACGGCACCGGCGCCGACGGCGTCCCGCCCCGAACCGCGCAGCGGCGCGCCCGGATCGACGCCGTCGACAGCGAGGTCGAAGCCGTCCTGGAGGAGCCGACCGACCCTGTCGACCCCGCCGGCGCCGCCCGCGAGCCCGTCGTGCGCGCCCTGGCCGACACCGCCCGTCGCTACGCCATCCCCGCCGGGTACTTCCGCGCGTTCATGGCCTCCATGCGCGCCGACCTCACCGTCGACCACTACCCCACCTACGCCGACCTGCGGAGTTACATGTACGGCTCGGCGCAGGTCATCGGCCTGCAGATGCTGCCGGTCCTGGGCACCGTCGTGCCGCGGCAGCGTGCCGCACCGCACGCCGCCGCACTGGGCGAGGCGTTCCAGCTCACCAACTTCCTGCGCGACGTCGCCGAGGACCTCGACCGCGGCCGCGTCTACCTGCCCGACGACGTGCTGGCGGCCCACGGCGCCGACCGCGCTCTGCTGGAGTACTGCCGCGGCAGTCGCACACAGGACCCGCGGGTGCGCGCCGCGCTGGCCGAGTGCGCCGCGATCAACCGCGACCTCTACCGCCGGGCGGAGCCGGGCTGCGCCATGCTCGACCCGGTCTCGCGCCCCTGCATCCGCACCGCCTTGCTGCTCTACCGCGGCATCCTCGACGAGATCGAGGCCGCCGACTTCGATGTGTGGACCCGCCGGCACCGGGTGCCCAACTCCCGTCGCCTGCGGGTCGCCCTGCCGGCGCTGGGGCGGTCGCTGGCCGCCCGTGTCCGGACCGGGTGA